Proteins encoded in a region of the Thunnus thynnus chromosome 8, fThuThy2.1, whole genome shotgun sequence genome:
- the LOC137187635 gene encoding N-acetyllactosaminide beta-1,3-N-acetylglucosaminyltransferase 3-like: MRMRKDKTKTLLMFGALGLLALHLWKSVFTHPATKHLQVYVSEDASQKKLSTKNNSYVSRCQQNMSAVNISGFSSLPGSIKDFLYYRHCRHFPMLLDIPDKCGGADESAEVFLLLVIKSSPVNYERREVLRKTWAKERLHNGVWIRRIFISGTMDTGFEKERLNTILELEQCEYNDILQWDFGDSFFNLTLKQILFLEWMERNCPNARFLLNGDDDVFANTDNMVEYLQSLKDNDGSKHLFTGHLIQNVGPIRDLQSKYFIPVQVQESDSYPPYCGGGGFLLSGYTALVIYKMSHSITILPIDDVYMGMCLAKAGLRPVSHAGVKTAGLHIPSKKIDLYDPCYYKDLLLIHRFLPAKIYFMWHRIFDPNLKCNIN, translated from the exons ATGAG GATGAGAAAGGACAAGACAAAAACTCTCCTGATGTTTGGAGCTCTCGGCCTGTTGGCTTTACATTTGTGGAAAAGTGTATTTACTCACCCTGCAACCAAACACTTGCAAGTATATGTGAGTGAGGATGCCAGTCAAAAGAAGCTAAGCACCAAAAACAACTCTTATGTGTCAAGGTGTCAACAAAATATGTCTGCTGTCAACATCTCAGGCTTCAGCTCTCTTCCTGGTAGTATAAAAGACTTTCTCTACTATCGTCACTGTCGCCATTTCCCCATGCTACTGGACATCCCTGACAAATGTGGAGGAGCTGATGAATCTGCAGAAGTCTTCCTCCTGCTGGTCATTAAAAGCTCCCCTGTGAACTACGAGCGCCGAGAGGTGCTGCGCAAAACCTGGGCTAAAGAGAGGTTACACAATGGTGTGTGGATCAGAAGGATCTTCATCTCAGGAACAATGGATACAGGTTTTGAGAAGGAGAGACTGAACACAATCCTTGAACTGGAGCAATGCGAGTACAATGACATCCTTCAATGGGACTTTGGTGACTCATTCTTCAACCTCACCTTGAAGCAGATTCTCTTCCTTGAATGGATGGAAAGAAACTGTCCAAATGCTCGCTTTCTGCTAAATGGTGATGATGACGTCTTTGCCAACACAGACAACATGGTTGAGTATCTCCAAAGCCTCAAGGACAATGATGGGAGCAAGCACCTTTTTACTGGCCATCTGATCCAGAATGTGGGTCCCATTAGGGATTTACAGAGCAAGTATTTTATCCCAGTTCAGGTGCAGGAGTCAGACTCATACCCCCCCTACTGTGGTGGTGGGGGCTTCCTCTTATCTGGCTACACAGCTTTGGTCATATACAAAATGTCTCACTCCATTACCATTCTTCCCATTGATGATGTTTACATGGGAATGTGTTTGGCTAAAGCAGGACTTCGTCCTGTTTCCCATGCGGGTGTGAAGACAGCAGGACTGCACATTCCCTCTAAGAAAATAGATCTGTATGACCCTTGCTATTATAAAGACCTTTTATTGATACACAGATTCTTACCAGCTAAGATATATTTTATGTGGCATAGAATATTTGACCCTAATCTGAAATGTAATATTAATTGA